Proteins encoded within one genomic window of Couchioplanes caeruleus:
- a CDS encoding DUF5937 family protein yields MALTIDITGMPAERLAVAASPLAELGAMLHVLAAPAHHPALQPWAAGVMAACKPSFTDRLLEAEFLWHSSRADFLVPGSPRATLAEELDDVDALSDETYVAAALVTTCGCSRLSFRRGEPDRLKDLARARGPAQAAFAERLLDDPGPVRARVRRLLEDCVEEFFGEAWRRVAFDLAADARRMADLHERQGLGAALAAMSPAMTLAGSRIVLDKLQDSWTTAEDGMTFIPTAFGRPHLVSVYAPGSRPVVQYPTAADESVPLDVVRRRIDAFAHPVRLRLCRTLARGPRTTGELAEAWQLSAPEVSRHLAVLKKAGLTVTTRRGRYVSHQLDLSATAALGVDLIAVLLR; encoded by the coding sequence GTGGCCCTGACCATCGACATCACCGGCATGCCGGCGGAGCGCCTCGCCGTCGCCGCCTCCCCGCTGGCCGAACTGGGCGCGATGCTGCACGTCCTCGCCGCGCCGGCCCACCATCCCGCGCTGCAGCCGTGGGCCGCCGGCGTCATGGCGGCCTGCAAACCGTCGTTCACCGATCGGCTGCTGGAGGCGGAATTCCTGTGGCATTCGTCACGCGCCGACTTCCTGGTGCCGGGCAGCCCGCGGGCGACCCTCGCCGAGGAACTGGACGACGTCGACGCGCTCAGCGACGAGACGTACGTGGCCGCCGCGCTCGTCACCACCTGCGGGTGCTCACGGCTGTCGTTCCGGCGCGGCGAGCCCGACCGGCTCAAGGACCTCGCGCGGGCCCGCGGGCCGGCCCAGGCCGCCTTCGCCGAACGGCTGCTCGACGATCCAGGCCCGGTCCGTGCCCGCGTGCGGCGCCTGCTGGAGGATTGTGTCGAGGAGTTCTTCGGCGAGGCCTGGCGGCGCGTGGCGTTCGACCTCGCGGCCGACGCCCGGCGCATGGCCGACCTGCACGAGCGGCAGGGCCTGGGCGCGGCGTTGGCGGCGATGTCCCCGGCCATGACCCTGGCCGGCTCCCGGATCGTGCTCGACAAGCTGCAGGACAGTTGGACCACCGCGGAGGACGGGATGACCTTCATCCCCACCGCGTTCGGACGGCCCCATCTGGTATCCGTGTATGCGCCCGGCTCCCGCCCGGTCGTGCAGTACCCCACCGCGGCCGACGAGTCGGTGCCGCTCGACGTGGTGCGGCGGCGGATCGATGCCTTCGCCCATCCCGTACGGCTGCGGCTGTGCCGGACGCTGGCGCGCGGGCCGCGGACCACGGGCGAGCTCGCCGAGGCGTGGCAGCTCAGCGCCCCGGAGGTATCCCGGCACCTGGCCGTCCTCAAGAAGGCCGGCCTCACGGTGACGACCCGGCGCGGTCGTTACGTCAGCCACCAGCTTGACTTGTCGGCGACGGCGGCGCTGGGCGTGGATCTGATCGCCGTTCTGCTGCGCTGA
- a CDS encoding VOC family protein → MLTGAPLVSLVMYASNVAESADFYHRRLGLPVLPAEPNEARIGAGGIDLWLRPAGRHGVQLFGRRDDSSDVVFLVEDIEATRTALEGRGIQFERRRSYEIGSVTDFYDPSGHRLMLYQPSPTALGWPSGPKVKEVWRLHGRGGEDVIGPAAGPAEGTPAQTGLSGNPLVYLFMFENDQTAALDFYRDQLGLELLERVHCCNQDCDEEIEGIGKYDGGDVLLATHHMHEKSMVFDDLGRPYSPREFTRAHGQGIAPVFLVDDVATMVRRLSERGVAFPLGAQADPAGTLARFEDPFGHPFFLLERAQVSGAKQSKPREGAGTVR, encoded by the coding sequence ATGCTGACCGGTGCTCCCCTCGTCTCCCTGGTGATGTACGCGTCCAACGTCGCCGAATCCGCGGACTTCTACCACCGCCGGCTGGGCCTGCCCGTGCTCCCCGCCGAGCCGAACGAGGCACGGATCGGCGCGGGCGGCATCGACCTGTGGTTGCGTCCCGCGGGCCGCCACGGCGTGCAGTTGTTCGGCCGCCGCGACGACTCATCCGATGTGGTGTTCCTCGTCGAGGACATCGAGGCGACCCGGACCGCGCTCGAGGGCCGGGGGATCCAGTTCGAGCGGCGGCGCAGCTACGAGATCGGCTCGGTGACCGACTTCTACGACCCGAGCGGACACCGGCTGATGCTCTACCAGCCGTCGCCGACCGCGCTCGGCTGGCCGAGCGGACCCAAGGTGAAGGAGGTCTGGCGGTTGCACGGCCGCGGCGGTGAGGACGTCATCGGGCCCGCGGCGGGCCCGGCCGAGGGAACGCCCGCCCAGACCGGCCTGTCCGGCAATCCCTTGGTATATCTGTTCATGTTCGAGAACGACCAGACCGCCGCCCTCGACTTCTATCGCGACCAGCTCGGCCTCGAACTGCTCGAGCGGGTGCACTGCTGCAACCAGGACTGCGACGAGGAGATCGAGGGGATCGGCAAGTACGACGGTGGTGACGTGCTGCTGGCCACCCACCACATGCACGAGAAGAGCATGGTCTTCGACGACCTCGGCCGGCCGTACTCCCCGCGCGAGTTCACGCGAGCGCACGGCCAGGGCATCGCGCCGGTGTTCCTCGTGGACGATGTCGCCACGATGGTCCGCCGGTTGTCCGAGCGGGGAGTGGCGTTCCCCCTCGGCGCGCAGGCCGATCCGGCCGGCACACTGGCACGTTTCGAGGACCCGTTCGGCCATCCGTTCTTCCTCTTGGAGCGGGCGCAGGTTTCCGGTGCGAAGCAAAGCAAACCGCGAGAAGGCGCCGGCACCGTCCGCTGA
- a CDS encoding sensor domain-containing phosphodiesterase: protein MLSQRTEATQQLTDLLRTARQSLGLGCAFLTRLDGTHQTLELVDSTNPDSLRAGMSNPRENSFCQAILDGRLPPVMADVTAYPEAMKLPGAQIPWMRSFVSVPVVLSDGTVYGTFCAAGFSTDPELAPRDRALMDVLSHAASVIIEPGLREAARHAEIAARLGPVLDAGGPVVLLQPIVDLKSRVRVGAEALSRFPRAWDMPPDRCFADAHAIGEGHRLELLALRRAAAHLDRVPHYVTMNVSPATLMTRACTRLLDRFPLDRVVLELSEHEQVEDYEALKAVLAPLRARGMRLAIDDVGAGFSSLRHIVLTAPDVIKLDRSIVTGIGADPVLSVVTHSLVDLARATGAIVVAEGVETEADATALIAVGVDLGQGWLFGRAISPEELRDDYAVAVAS from the coding sequence GTGCTCAGCCAGCGTACGGAAGCGACACAGCAGCTCACTGACCTGTTGCGGACGGCCCGTCAGTCACTGGGCCTCGGCTGTGCCTTCCTCACCCGGTTGGACGGCACCCACCAGACCCTCGAGCTCGTCGACTCCACGAACCCGGACTCGTTGCGCGCCGGGATGAGCAACCCCCGGGAGAACTCGTTCTGCCAGGCGATCCTGGACGGGCGGCTGCCGCCGGTCATGGCGGACGTCACCGCCTATCCGGAGGCCATGAAGCTGCCGGGAGCCCAGATTCCCTGGATGCGCAGCTTCGTCTCGGTGCCGGTGGTCCTCAGCGACGGCACGGTCTACGGCACCTTCTGCGCGGCGGGCTTCTCCACCGACCCTGAGCTCGCCCCGCGGGACCGGGCGCTGATGGACGTGCTCTCGCACGCCGCCTCGGTGATCATCGAGCCCGGCCTGCGCGAGGCGGCCCGGCACGCCGAGATCGCCGCACGCCTCGGCCCGGTGCTGGACGCCGGAGGCCCGGTCGTGCTGCTCCAGCCGATCGTCGACCTGAAGAGCCGGGTCCGGGTCGGCGCGGAGGCGCTGAGCCGCTTCCCCCGAGCGTGGGACATGCCGCCGGACCGCTGCTTCGCCGACGCCCACGCCATCGGCGAGGGACACCGGCTCGAGCTGCTGGCGCTGCGCCGGGCCGCGGCCCACCTGGACCGCGTGCCGCACTACGTGACGATGAACGTCTCGCCGGCGACACTGATGACCCGGGCGTGCACCCGGCTGCTCGACCGCTTCCCGCTGGACCGGGTGGTGCTGGAGCTCTCCGAGCACGAGCAGGTCGAGGACTACGAGGCGCTCAAGGCCGTGCTGGCTCCGCTGCGGGCCCGCGGCATGCGGCTGGCGATCGACGACGTGGGCGCCGGATTCTCGTCGCTGCGCCACATCGTGCTCACCGCCCCGGACGTCATCAAGCTGGACCGCAGCATCGTCACGGGCATCGGCGCCGATCCGGTGCTGAGCGTGGTGACCCACTCCCTGGTCGACCTGGCCCGGGCCACGGGAGCCATCGTGGTCGCCGAGGGCGTCGAGACCGAGGCCGACGCCACGGCCCTGATTGCCGTCGGCGTCGACCTGGGCCAGGGCTGGCTCTTCGGCCGGGCGATCAGTCCGGAGGAACTGCGCGACGACTACGCGGTAGCCGTCGCCTCGTAA
- a CDS encoding MFS transporter, whose amino-acid sequence MFSHRYAIALAVDALGSGLLRPFLLLYGLSVLHLSVTSAGLALSAGLLAGLAGIPLLGRWIDAGGRRAPMAATMFVRAAGIAVLLAGQGMPGYLAAALLLGAGGQALPAAQAALVAALTDGPADRALALARTIRNAGLGVGALVAGLAVTGGTDVLRLLAVINGAGYLLAGALILSLPRPAVTRVAVPDGGGAGLGPLAWANLPYALCFGVLEVALPALLVTHLDAAPGWSAALFAGNTVLVVALQVFLVVRLHRLLRRTVLAAAGVVLAASYLGFWAAGPVGPAAVALVAVPYTLGEILYAGSGTALVAAAAPPATLGRALARWQLSTGIGNAAAPAVLTTLLSVGPGLLWGLLAGSTLAAAAAVRRWAPAV is encoded by the coding sequence ATGTTCTCGCATCGCTACGCGATCGCCCTGGCGGTCGACGCCCTCGGCTCCGGCCTCCTGCGCCCTTTTCTCCTGCTGTACGGCCTCAGCGTCCTGCACCTGAGCGTGACCTCCGCGGGCCTGGCGCTGAGCGCCGGACTGCTCGCCGGGCTCGCCGGCATCCCGCTGCTCGGACGCTGGATCGACGCGGGCGGGCGCCGGGCGCCGATGGCGGCGACGATGTTCGTCCGCGCCGCGGGCATCGCGGTGCTGCTCGCCGGGCAGGGAATGCCGGGCTACCTCGCGGCGGCGCTGCTGCTCGGCGCGGGCGGCCAGGCGCTGCCGGCGGCGCAGGCGGCGCTGGTCGCGGCGCTCACCGACGGGCCGGCGGACCGGGCGCTCGCGCTCGCCCGGACGATCCGCAACGCCGGCCTCGGCGTGGGCGCGCTGGTGGCGGGTCTGGCCGTGACCGGCGGTACGGACGTGCTCCGCCTGCTCGCCGTGATCAACGGCGCCGGCTACCTCCTGGCGGGCGCACTCATCCTGTCCCTGCCACGCCCCGCGGTGACCCGGGTGGCGGTGCCGGACGGCGGCGGCGCCGGGCTCGGGCCGCTGGCGTGGGCGAACCTGCCGTACGCCCTCTGCTTCGGCGTGCTGGAGGTGGCGCTGCCGGCACTGCTCGTCACCCATCTGGACGCCGCGCCGGGCTGGTCCGCGGCGTTGTTCGCGGGCAACACGGTGCTCGTCGTCGCCCTCCAGGTATTCCTGGTCGTCCGGCTGCACCGCCTCCTCCGCCGGACCGTCCTGGCCGCCGCGGGCGTGGTGCTCGCCGCGTCGTACCTCGGGTTCTGGGCGGCGGGACCGGTCGGACCGGCGGCGGTCGCCCTGGTCGCGGTCCCCTACACCCTCGGCGAGATCCTGTACGCCGGCAGCGGCACCGCCCTCGTCGCCGCGGCCGCCCCACCCGCGACCCTCGGGCGCGCGCTGGCCCGCTGGCAGCTCTCCACGGGGATCGGCAACGCGGCCGCTCCCGCCGTACTGACCACCCTGCTGTCCGTCGGTCCGGGGCTGCTCTGGGGGCTACTGGCCGGATCGACGCTGGCGGCGGCAGCAGCGGTCCGGCGGTGGGCGCCCGCGGTGTAA
- a CDS encoding RNA polymerase sigma factor yields the protein MDLDGVYRAEYGRCVATLVRLLGDINLAEEAVQDAFAVALEKWETLPPNPGAWIVTTARHRAVDRLRRESTREARHAQAMLLHHQAEPEEVGPVQDDQLRLIFTCCHPALAPDARTALTLRLLGGLEVPEIARAYLVPEATVAQRIVRAKKKIRDTAIPYRVPAAEELPDRLPPVLTVLYLMFNEGYAATSGPLIRTDLCAEAVRLARELAALMPDEPEVLGLLALLLLTEARRPARLGPDGELVRLGDQDRSLWNRALIAEGHELVRRCLRRNRPGPYQIQAAINAVHTDGAATDWSQVLALYDQLQVLAPTPVVALNRAVAVAEVHGPALALAALEGVELPGYHLLPATRADLLVRLGREAEAAAAYDEAIALAGNETERAFLEFRRSGLGG from the coding sequence ATGGACCTCGACGGCGTCTACCGGGCGGAGTACGGCCGCTGCGTGGCCACCCTCGTCCGCCTCCTCGGCGACATCAACCTCGCCGAGGAGGCCGTCCAGGACGCGTTCGCGGTGGCCCTGGAGAAGTGGGAGACCCTGCCGCCCAACCCGGGCGCCTGGATCGTGACCACCGCCCGCCACCGCGCCGTCGACCGGCTCCGCCGCGAGTCGACCCGCGAAGCACGGCACGCCCAGGCAATGCTGCTGCACCACCAGGCCGAGCCTGAGGAGGTGGGACCGGTGCAGGACGACCAGCTCCGACTCATCTTCACCTGCTGCCACCCGGCGCTCGCCCCGGACGCCCGCACCGCCCTCACGCTGCGCCTGCTCGGCGGGCTCGAGGTGCCGGAGATCGCCCGGGCGTACCTGGTGCCGGAAGCCACCGTCGCCCAGCGCATCGTGCGCGCCAAGAAGAAGATCCGCGACACCGCCATCCCCTACCGGGTGCCGGCCGCCGAGGAGCTCCCGGACCGGCTGCCACCGGTGCTGACCGTGCTCTACCTGATGTTCAACGAGGGCTACGCGGCCACCAGCGGGCCGCTGATCAGGACCGACCTGTGCGCCGAGGCCGTCCGGCTCGCCCGCGAGCTCGCCGCGTTGATGCCCGACGAACCCGAGGTCCTCGGCCTGCTCGCCCTCCTGCTGCTCACCGAGGCGCGCCGGCCGGCCCGGCTCGGCCCGGACGGCGAACTGGTGCGGCTCGGCGACCAGGATCGGTCACTGTGGAACCGTGCGCTGATCGCCGAGGGCCACGAGCTGGTCCGCCGGTGCCTGCGGCGCAACCGGCCGGGCCCGTACCAGATCCAGGCGGCGATCAACGCCGTGCACACCGACGGGGCCGCCACCGACTGGTCGCAGGTCCTGGCCCTCTACGACCAGCTCCAGGTCCTGGCCCCGACGCCGGTCGTCGCGCTCAACCGCGCGGTCGCGGTCGCCGAGGTGCACGGGCCCGCGCTGGCCCTCGCGGCGCTGGAGGGCGTGGAGCTGCCGGGCTATCACCTGCTGCCGGCGACCCGCGCCGACCTGCTGGTCCGGCTCGGGCGCGAGGCGGAGGCCGCGGCCGCCTACGACGAGGCCATCGCCCTGGCCGGCAACGAGACCGAGCGCGCCTTCCTGGAGTTCCGCCGGTCCGGGCTCGGTGGATGA
- a CDS encoding sulfite exporter TauE/SafE family protein produces MTWQAGLTGFLAGLLLSIITAPVGVSGAVFLLPVQLSVLHVPSPAVTPTNLLFNVVAGPGALVRYRRNGRLTGPLARLLIAGTLPGVVLGALIRVFALPGPRAFRLVAAAVLLPLGLWLCARALRPGMPDRAPLARPTILGLSLVVGTVGGVYGIGGGSLLGPILAGRGTPMTTLAPAALTATFVTSVAGATTYGILALTSSGDIAPHWTLGLLCGAGGLIGGYLGARLQPRLPEAALRLLLGALAIALAVLYLVQGLA; encoded by the coding sequence ATGACCTGGCAGGCCGGGCTGACCGGCTTCCTCGCCGGACTACTGCTCTCGATCATCACCGCGCCGGTCGGCGTCTCCGGAGCGGTGTTCCTGCTCCCGGTCCAGCTCAGCGTGCTGCACGTACCGAGTCCGGCGGTCACGCCGACCAACCTGCTGTTCAACGTCGTCGCCGGGCCCGGCGCCCTGGTCCGCTACCGGCGCAACGGCCGGCTCACCGGCCCGCTCGCCCGGCTCCTGATCGCCGGCACCCTGCCCGGCGTCGTCCTCGGCGCGCTCATCCGGGTCTTCGCCCTCCCCGGGCCCCGGGCCTTCCGCCTCGTCGCCGCCGCGGTCCTTCTCCCCCTCGGCCTCTGGCTCTGCGCCCGGGCCCTGCGACCGGGCATGCCCGACCGAGCGCCGCTGGCCCGGCCCACCATCCTCGGCCTCAGCCTCGTCGTCGGCACCGTCGGCGGCGTGTACGGCATCGGCGGAGGCTCCCTCCTCGGCCCGATCCTCGCCGGCCGCGGCACCCCCATGACCACGCTCGCGCCCGCCGCCCTGACCGCCACCTTCGTCACCTCCGTCGCCGGCGCCACGACCTACGGCATCCTCGCCCTGACCAGCAGCGGCGACATCGCTCCGCACTGGACTCTCGGCCTGCTCTGCGGTGCCGGCGGACTCATCGGCGGCTACCTCGGCGCCCGGCTGCAGCCCCGCCTGCCCGAGGCCGCCCTGCGGCTGCTGCTGGGCGCGCTCGCCATCGCCCTCGCGGTGCTCTACCTGGTCCAAGGGCTTGCGTGA
- a CDS encoding DUF6069 family protein has protein sequence MTITAKPARTADSRIVALIGTGLAATAVAGAATMAVAVAGRAAGIGLDVGGEPIPVSGFAVLTALCSLVGLILASVLSRAVRHPRRAFVRTTVALTVLSLVPDVIVQATPATKALLMLTHLVAAAIVIPAVARRLSA, from the coding sequence ATGACCATCACCGCGAAGCCCGCCCGCACCGCCGACTCCCGCATCGTCGCGCTGATCGGGACCGGTCTCGCCGCCACGGCGGTCGCCGGCGCCGCCACCATGGCCGTCGCCGTGGCCGGCCGGGCCGCCGGGATCGGCCTCGACGTGGGCGGCGAGCCCATCCCGGTCTCCGGATTCGCGGTGCTGACGGCGCTGTGCTCGCTGGTCGGCCTGATCCTCGCCTCGGTTCTGTCCCGCGCCGTCCGCCACCCGCGGCGCGCGTTCGTCCGTACGACGGTGGCGCTGACCGTTCTCTCGCTGGTCCCGGACGTGATCGTGCAGGCCACTCCGGCCACCAAGGCGCTGCTGATGCTCACCCACCTGGTCGCCGCCGCGATCGTGATCCCCGCCGTCGCGCGTCGCCTGTCCGCCTGA
- a CDS encoding YciI family protein, whose amino-acid sequence MKQYLLAVHMVEGEPTPSPEEMQTAYAQVDRVNKELQDAGAWVFGGGLLPPDSATVVRAENGRTTMTDGPFAETKEQLGGFWVLRCRDLDEALAWAAKCAEACMGPVEVRPFEDEPES is encoded by the coding sequence ATGAAGCAGTACCTGCTGGCCGTCCACATGGTCGAGGGCGAGCCGACCCCCTCGCCGGAAGAGATGCAGACCGCCTACGCCCAGGTCGACCGGGTCAACAAGGAGTTGCAGGACGCGGGCGCGTGGGTCTTCGGCGGAGGCCTGCTGCCGCCGGACAGCGCCACCGTCGTGCGGGCCGAGAACGGCCGGACCACCATGACCGACGGGCCGTTCGCCGAGACGAAGGAGCAGCTCGGCGGGTTCTGGGTCCTGCGCTGCCGGGACCTCGACGAGGCGCTGGCCTGGGCCGCCAAGTGCGCCGAGGCCTGCATGGGGCCGGTCGAGGTGCGGCCCTTCGAAGACGAGCCCGAGAGCTGA
- a CDS encoding NAD(P)/FAD-dependent oxidoreductase: MTDPGEGPPTSWLAASDPDPFPAPDALPPAADVVVIGGGLMGVSAAYWLARRGGSVLLLEARRLAWGASGRNAGIHLAGLQAMEDDTVLRKVIGEEGFDPGYRRTGHLSLATSAGVWEQFRAEVARRPATATPLHALDRAACADLLRMRIAPHFAGGRWMPDGHVIQPARLVHGLAAAAQRYGVRIATRTRALRVVAGRRAGMRVRTTRGTVEAGQVVYACNAEVTRFCPTLARFIRPVRGQVLATAPLPALFGPGMATDFGSVYWRQASDGSIVIGGCRSASASDDADERLDLPVQRALENFLPAAFPGFPRIEVRRRWAGVMDQTADGRPVIGAVPWAQRQWVIAGFGGHGMPPGIAAGAGLAEAMDTGCRTGPAPAFDPARAVPGMERQAEPGMEGQR; this comes from the coding sequence GTGACCGATCCAGGGGAGGGGCCGCCGACCAGTTGGCTGGCGGCCTCCGACCCGGACCCTTTCCCGGCACCGGACGCGCTGCCGCCCGCCGCCGACGTCGTGGTGATCGGCGGCGGTCTGATGGGCGTGTCGGCCGCCTACTGGCTCGCCCGCCGCGGCGGCTCGGTGCTGCTGCTGGAGGCGCGCCGGCTGGCGTGGGGGGCGAGCGGCCGCAACGCCGGGATCCACCTGGCCGGGCTGCAGGCGATGGAGGACGACACGGTGCTCCGCAAGGTGATCGGCGAGGAGGGCTTCGACCCGGGCTACCGGCGTACCGGCCATCTGTCCCTGGCCACGTCGGCGGGGGTGTGGGAGCAGTTCCGGGCCGAGGTGGCGAGGCGGCCTGCGACGGCCACCCCGCTGCACGCGCTTGATCGGGCGGCCTGTGCGGACCTGCTCCGGATGCGGATCGCGCCGCACTTCGCCGGTGGCCGGTGGATGCCGGACGGTCACGTGATCCAACCGGCGCGGCTGGTGCACGGACTGGCCGCCGCGGCCCAGCGGTACGGCGTCCGGATCGCCACCCGGACCCGGGCCCTGCGCGTGGTGGCCGGCCGCCGCGCGGGGATGCGCGTGCGGACCACCCGCGGCACGGTGGAGGCAGGTCAGGTGGTGTACGCCTGCAACGCCGAGGTCACCCGCTTCTGCCCCACGCTGGCGCGGTTCATCCGGCCGGTACGCGGACAGGTGCTGGCGACCGCACCCCTGCCCGCGCTGTTCGGCCCGGGCATGGCCACCGACTTCGGCAGCGTCTACTGGCGGCAGGCGAGCGACGGGTCGATCGTCATCGGCGGCTGCCGCTCGGCGTCGGCGTCGGACGACGCGGACGAGCGCCTCGACCTGCCGGTGCAACGTGCCCTCGAGAACTTCCTTCCCGCCGCCTTCCCGGGATTCCCGCGCATCGAGGTGCGCCGGCGGTGGGCGGGCGTGATGGACCAGACCGCCGACGGCCGGCCGGTGATCGGCGCCGTGCCGTGGGCGCAACGGCAGTGGGTGATCGCCGGCTTCGGCGGTCACGGCATGCCGCCCGGCATCGCCGCCGGCGCGGGACTGGCCGAGGCGATGGACACCGGGTGCCGGACCGGACCGGCGCCCGCCTTCGACCCCGCCCGCGCGGTGCCCGGCATGGAGAGACAAGCGGAGCCCGGCATGGAAGGACAACGATGA
- a CDS encoding MmcQ/YjbR family DNA-binding protein: protein MTGEEMLAYCLSKPGAWQDEPWEGDVVAKVGAKVFAFLGAEITSVGVKCGKDRDSADEWLKRYPDDASPSSYIGRYGWNSLRIGGAIPDDELREAVDASYDAVVKTLPKKDRPT, encoded by the coding sequence ATGACCGGGGAAGAGATGCTCGCGTACTGCCTGTCCAAGCCCGGCGCCTGGCAGGACGAGCCGTGGGAGGGCGACGTCGTGGCCAAGGTGGGCGCGAAGGTCTTCGCGTTCCTCGGCGCGGAGATAACCTCCGTCGGCGTCAAGTGCGGCAAGGACCGCGACTCCGCGGACGAGTGGCTGAAGCGCTATCCGGACGACGCCTCGCCGTCGTCCTACATCGGCCGGTACGGCTGGAACTCGCTGCGGATCGGCGGGGCGATCCCGGACGACGAGCTGCGCGAGGCGGTGGACGCCTCGTACGACGCGGTCGTCAAGACCCTGCCCAAGAAGGACCGGCCGACCTAG